In Pelosinus sp. UFO1, one genomic interval encodes:
- the cobC gene encoding alpha-ribazole phosphatase — protein sequence MTKVILVRHGQTLWNLEMKYQGHCDVALTEKGLQQARLAANRLANEKISAVYASDLSRALTTATCIANKHNLQVTTVPEFREINFGQWEGLTYEKISSQCTEQMTTLFTHPDEVEIPGGESFKEVKERASIALDKLVSQHPAQTIVVVSHGGTIRTLLCAALNIHLNHLWNIKQDNTAINILEYHGNQILVDLVNDSHHLSGIDEQ from the coding sequence ATGACAAAAGTTATTTTAGTACGTCATGGTCAAACTCTATGGAATTTAGAAATGAAATACCAAGGGCATTGTGACGTTGCATTAACAGAAAAAGGGTTACAACAAGCAAGGTTAGCAGCAAATCGTCTAGCTAATGAAAAAATTTCTGCCGTATATGCCAGCGATTTAAGCCGTGCCTTAACAACAGCAACATGTATTGCTAACAAACATAATCTTCAAGTGACAACGGTACCTGAATTTAGAGAAATTAATTTTGGTCAATGGGAAGGGTTAACCTATGAAAAAATTAGTAGTCAATGTACCGAGCAGATGACAACACTCTTTACTCATCCCGATGAAGTTGAAATTCCCGGCGGTGAAAGCTTTAAAGAAGTAAAAGAGCGGGCCTCTATTGCGTTAGACAAATTAGTCTCACAACATCCAGCGCAAACCATTGTCGTCGTGTCCCATGGGGGGACCATACGCACATTACTGTGTGCCGCGCTTAATATTCATCTCAATCATCTTTGGAACATTAAGCAAGATAACACAGCTATTAATATACTTGAATATCATGGTAACCAAATATTGGTCGACTTAGTAAATGATTCACATCATCTAAGCGGCATAGATGAACAGTAG
- a CDS encoding ribosomal L7Ae/L30e/S12e/Gadd45 family protein: protein MLGLAQKAGKIVSGELSVEKAVKSGNAKLLIIATDCSESTKKGYRDMAAYYNVEIYETFSKDQLGHCIGKVYRAALALTDSGFSNTVKKLLSS, encoded by the coding sequence ATGTTAGGTCTAGCACAAAAAGCTGGAAAAATAGTTTCAGGCGAATTGTCCGTTGAAAAAGCAGTTAAGTCAGGTAACGCTAAACTTCTTATCATTGCCACAGATTGTTCTGAATCCACAAAAAAAGGCTATCGTGATATGGCTGCCTATTATAATGTCGAGATTTATGAAACTTTTTCAAAAGATCAATTGGGGCATTGTATCGGCAAGGTGTACCGTGCAGCGTTAGCGTTAACAGATAGTGGTTTTAGTAATACGGTCAAAAAGTTACTTAGTAGTTAG
- the cobD gene encoding threonine-phosphate decarboxylase CobD: protein MSGNNAFEHGGNLYATTRKNGGSFNEILDFSANINPLGLSVKIRRSLEESLESVIHYPDAEAYALKQAISQFYHVDSERIAIGNGAVELMYVLCHIITPKRVLVTAPTFSEYESAARASGATVEYFYLNEKYGFAIDLDAIAKQLVDIDIVFICNPNNPTGTLVSTQQVEQFIVTAKSQNTYVVVDESFIDFLPDAALYTCRNLLAQYDNLIILHSLTKFYAIPGLRLGFSLANPTLTLLLHKGKDPWNVNTLAQNAGVVALGDTGYQTASIEYIQEAKKDLYNKLLAIKGLKPYFPSVNFILVNCKETLLTAAQLVEIMTSYNILIRNCDNYPGLSCDYFRVAVKKPEQNTLLVNALQKVIGGNR from the coding sequence ATGAGTGGGAACAATGCTTTTGAACATGGCGGAAATTTATATGCTACAACACGAAAAAACGGTGGATCTTTTAATGAGATATTAGATTTTAGTGCTAATATTAATCCCCTTGGTTTGTCAGTGAAAATCCGGCGATCCTTAGAAGAGTCTTTGGAATCTGTTATTCACTACCCCGATGCCGAGGCTTATGCACTAAAGCAAGCAATTAGTCAGTTCTATCATGTAGATAGTGAGCGAATAGCAATTGGTAATGGTGCAGTTGAGCTTATGTATGTTTTATGTCATATAATAACTCCAAAACGTGTGTTAGTAACAGCACCAACTTTCAGTGAATATGAATCTGCTGCTAGGGCTAGCGGGGCGACTGTTGAATATTTTTATCTTAATGAAAAATACGGTTTTGCAATTGATCTCGATGCCATAGCAAAGCAGCTAGTGGATATAGATATTGTATTTATTTGTAATCCTAATAATCCTACAGGTACACTTGTTTCAACTCAACAAGTAGAACAATTCATCGTAACGGCAAAATCCCAGAATACGTATGTAGTTGTTGATGAATCTTTTATTGACTTCTTACCCGATGCTGCTTTATATACATGTCGAAACTTATTAGCGCAATATGATAATCTTATTATTTTACACTCACTTACTAAGTTCTATGCTATTCCGGGTTTAAGGTTGGGCTTTAGCCTAGCTAATCCAACGCTTACTCTTTTGCTACATAAAGGAAAAGATCCTTGGAATGTCAACACGTTAGCGCAAAATGCCGGCGTCGTAGCTTTAGGTGACACTGGCTACCAAACTGCAAGTATAGAATATATCCAAGAAGCAAAAAAAGACTTATATAATAAGTTGTTAGCGATAAAAGGGCTAAAGCCATACTTCCCATCAGTAAATTTCATTTTGGTAAATTGTAAAGAAACTCTTCTTACAGCGGCACAATTAGTAGAAATTATGACATCCTACAACATCCTAATTCGTAATTGTGATAATTATCCGGGTTTGTCCTGCGACTATTTTCGTGTAGCAGTAAAGAAGCCAGAACAAAATACGCTTTTAGTAAATGCATTGCAAAAAGTTATAGGTGGTAACAGATGA
- a CDS encoding PolC-type DNA polymerase III, whose product MYSYCIIPDNPENFLTFITQLSIKPEDKELVKSCKVTKVEVHTTTNTWDVFITVPQKLSSQIVALAEEKFCTDCGLKKVNFIQTVKVLEDYLANNWTDFVTHISKNIYSIKHLLLSAKWSFDGHTLTLETIGDLAAEIFATHGVVQSMQKFMVEEFGRNCTIKCITTAAEDNIISDDDLLTPEYLEAISDYKSPSETKVDNPVIFGRNIKADPVPMSTIQEEARNVIVEGQLVNFELRELRSGRQLLTFDIGDLTDGLSGKVFFEDKDKQQIDKVSTSLTKGMTIKAKGTVQFDKYSNELVLYADSMCRVDQISRMDNAPKTRIELHAHTRMSNMDAMVSAKDLIKTAAKWGHSAVAITDHGVVQAFPEAHEAAVKAGIKVIYGMEGYLIEDDVKKARHIIILAKNSIGLRNLYRLVSLSHLKYLYRTPRVPRKILMEYREGLLLGSACEAGELIQAILRGENEDELIKIASFYDYLEIQPIGNNSFLIREGMVANEEGLRQINRRVCEIGLKLNKLVVATCDVHFLNPEDEVYRRIMMAGKGFSDADQQPPLYFRTTEEMMNEFMYLGEEKAYEVVVENPRRINELIDNFKPIPDELYSPQIPGAEDQIRSMSYNKAEQIYGNPLPAVVAERLKYELDAIINNGFAVLYLIAHKLVKKSLDDGYLVGSRGSVGSSFVATMTDITEVNPLPPHWSCPKCKFSEFVTDGSYGGGFDLPDKQCPQCNSKTIKNGHDIPFAVFMGFHGDKVPDIDLNFSGHYQPTAHKYTEELFGKDNVFRAGTIATVADKTAYGYVKNYFTDKGITPRNAYINALISGCTGVKRTTGQHPGGIMVVPRDMDVHHFTPIQHPADDKSSGTITTHFDYHSISSRLVKLDILGHDDPTVIRMLEDLTEIDAKTISLDDPETMSLFSTTTALNLTPDQLGSTVGTFGIPEFGTKFVRQMLEDTKPKTFSELVRISGFSHGTDVWLNNAQDLIKAGTAKLSEAISARDDIMVYLIQKGVEPQLAFKIMEGVRKGKGVKPEDVAKLKEKNVPEWYIESCQKIKYMFPKAHAVAYVMMAFRIAYCKVHHPVAFYAAYFTVRGTDFDAELVLQGQVALRNKLAEFEAKGNNITAKEKGLLTIVEMALEMYLRGFTFQRVDLYKSDATKFLVVDNGLLPPLSSLQGVGENAAHNIVLTRGGNPFSSLDDLRNRAHISKTVVDILKTHGCLGDLPESDQMMLFA is encoded by the coding sequence ATGTATAGTTATTGTATCATACCGGATAATCCTGAAAATTTTTTAACATTTATTACACAACTATCGATTAAGCCAGAAGACAAAGAATTAGTTAAGTCTTGTAAAGTTACTAAAGTTGAGGTACATACGACTACCAACACCTGGGATGTATTTATTACAGTTCCCCAGAAGTTATCCAGTCAAATAGTCGCCTTGGCTGAAGAAAAGTTTTGTACTGATTGTGGCTTGAAAAAAGTTAATTTCATACAAACTGTAAAAGTTTTAGAAGATTATTTAGCAAATAATTGGACGGATTTTGTAACACACATTTCAAAAAATATTTATTCTATTAAACATTTACTTTTAAGTGCCAAATGGAGCTTTGATGGACATACCTTAACCCTTGAGACTATTGGTGATTTAGCTGCAGAGATTTTTGCTACGCATGGAGTTGTACAAAGTATGCAGAAATTTATGGTAGAAGAATTTGGACGTAATTGTACCATTAAATGTATTACAACTGCTGCTGAAGATAACATTATTTCTGATGATGACTTATTAACACCCGAATATTTAGAGGCTATATCAGATTACAAATCGCCTAGTGAAACAAAAGTAGATAATCCAGTCATTTTTGGTAGAAATATTAAAGCAGATCCCGTACCCATGAGTACAATTCAGGAAGAAGCCCGAAATGTTATCGTAGAAGGGCAGCTTGTTAATTTTGAGCTAAGAGAATTGCGTTCAGGGCGACAACTGTTAACCTTTGATATTGGGGACTTAACAGATGGTCTTAGTGGTAAGGTATTTTTTGAAGACAAGGATAAACAACAAATTGACAAGGTATCAACTTCATTGACAAAAGGTATGACCATAAAAGCCAAAGGTACAGTTCAATTTGATAAATACAGTAATGAATTAGTGTTGTATGCTGATAGTATGTGTAGAGTAGATCAAATAAGTCGAATGGATAATGCTCCTAAAACACGAATTGAATTACATGCCCATACTCGTATGAGTAATATGGATGCAATGGTCTCGGCAAAAGATCTTATTAAAACCGCTGCTAAGTGGGGCCACTCAGCAGTGGCAATTACAGATCATGGCGTCGTACAGGCTTTTCCTGAAGCTCATGAAGCTGCCGTTAAAGCAGGAATAAAAGTAATTTATGGCATGGAAGGCTACTTAATAGAAGATGATGTAAAAAAAGCTCGTCACATTATTATTTTAGCCAAAAACAGTATCGGTTTACGAAATTTATATCGATTAGTTTCTTTATCCCACCTAAAATATTTGTATCGAACCCCTCGCGTACCCCGTAAGATTCTTATGGAATATCGAGAAGGCTTATTATTAGGCTCGGCTTGTGAAGCAGGCGAATTAATTCAGGCGATATTACGCGGAGAGAATGAGGATGAATTAATTAAAATTGCTAGCTTTTACGATTATCTAGAAATTCAGCCTATCGGGAATAACTCCTTTTTAATAAGAGAAGGTATGGTAGCAAATGAAGAAGGATTACGGCAAATCAATCGTAGGGTTTGTGAGATAGGCCTCAAACTTAATAAATTAGTAGTCGCAACTTGTGATGTACATTTTTTAAATCCCGAAGATGAAGTTTACAGGCGCATTATGATGGCTGGCAAAGGTTTTAGCGATGCTGATCAGCAGCCTCCCTTATATTTTCGGACAACAGAAGAGATGATGAATGAATTTATGTATCTTGGCGAAGAAAAGGCTTATGAAGTCGTCGTAGAAAACCCAAGACGTATTAATGAACTTATTGATAATTTTAAACCAATACCTGATGAACTGTACTCACCGCAAATCCCTGGTGCTGAAGATCAAATACGTTCTATGTCGTATAATAAAGCTGAACAAATATATGGCAATCCATTACCTGCGGTTGTAGCGGAACGCTTAAAATACGAGTTAGATGCGATTATTAATAATGGTTTTGCTGTTTTATATCTTATTGCTCACAAACTAGTAAAAAAATCACTTGATGATGGTTATCTAGTAGGTTCTCGAGGTTCTGTCGGATCCTCTTTTGTAGCTACGATGACAGATATAACAGAGGTTAATCCATTGCCACCTCATTGGAGTTGTCCTAAATGTAAATTTAGTGAATTTGTAACCGATGGTAGTTACGGTGGTGGTTTTGACTTACCTGATAAACAATGTCCACAATGTAATTCTAAAACCATCAAAAATGGCCATGATATTCCCTTTGCTGTTTTTATGGGATTTCATGGTGACAAAGTTCCTGATATCGATTTAAATTTTTCCGGTCATTATCAACCGACTGCCCATAAATATACCGAGGAACTATTTGGCAAAGATAATGTATTCCGAGCAGGAACGATTGCTACTGTAGCTGATAAAACAGCCTATGGATATGTAAAAAATTATTTTACTGACAAAGGAATCACACCACGTAACGCTTATATTAATGCGTTAATTAGTGGTTGCACTGGAGTAAAAAGAACAACAGGCCAACATCCAGGTGGTATTATGGTTGTGCCAAGAGATATGGATGTACATCACTTTACACCAATTCAGCATCCTGCTGATGACAAAAGTTCAGGTACAATCACTACTCATTTTGACTATCATTCCATTAGTAGTCGACTAGTTAAACTTGATATCCTTGGTCATGATGATCCAACTGTAATTCGTATGCTAGAAGATTTAACGGAAATTGATGCCAAAACTATTTCCTTGGATGACCCAGAAACCATGAGCTTATTTTCCACAACAACAGCGTTAAACTTAACGCCTGACCAATTAGGTAGCACTGTTGGTACATTTGGCATCCCAGAATTTGGAACCAAATTTGTTAGACAAATGTTAGAAGATACAAAACCAAAAACATTTAGTGAATTAGTAAGAATCAGTGGTTTTTCCCATGGTACTGATGTGTGGCTCAATAATGCACAAGACTTAATTAAAGCTGGTACGGCAAAGTTATCCGAAGCCATTTCTGCCCGTGATGACATTATGGTATATCTTATACAAAAAGGGGTCGAGCCACAATTAGCCTTTAAAATTATGGAAGGCGTTCGCAAAGGAAAAGGCGTAAAACCAGAAGATGTAGCAAAATTAAAGGAAAAAAATGTGCCTGAGTGGTATATTGAATCTTGTCAAAAAATTAAGTATATGTTTCCAAAAGCCCATGCCGTGGCTTACGTTATGATGGCTTTTCGCATCGCTTACTGTAAAGTACATCACCCAGTAGCCTTTTATGCCGCCTATTTCACGGTAAGAGGTACTGATTTTGACGCTGAACTTGTTTTGCAAGGGCAAGTTGCCTTACGTAATAAATTGGCAGAGTTTGAGGCAAAAGGTAATAATATAACAGCCAAGGAAAAAGGATTACTTACAATTGTTGAAATGGCTTTAGAGATGTATTTGCGGGGATTTACCTTCCAAAGAGTAGATTTATATAAATCAGATGCAACTAAATTCTTAGTTGTTGATAATGGATTATTACCGCCCTTATCTTCCTTACAAGGGGTAGGGGAAAATGCTGCTCATAATATTGTGTTAACCCGTGGCGGCAATCCTTTTTCTTCTTTAGACGATTTAAGAAATAGGGCCCATATATCAAAAACAGTGGTTGATATTTTAAAGACACATGGTTGTCTTGGTGATTTACCAGAATCCGATCAAATGATGCTGTTTGCTTAA
- the infB gene encoding translation initiation factor IF-2 yields MSKYRIYELAKDFNTTSKVIIDILVRNNMEAKNHMSSVDDDAKNLITRTFAHKITTTPSTVPQNNAIQSQQNTERIENKPRVQTQQPIKQESRPANDRQQSFVNRGDQRSFQNQQQRPMQNQPNQNNNNLNRPQQNTQRPMQQNSQNPQRPTQTPFQNQQRPAQQNSQRPVHQNPQRPMQQNSPNTQILQPRNAGTQQPSVHSRPAAPPNRFQSNNNRPANNNGSRNQGAGNFNKKPQQNRGFQPRNAAPTVKVEPPKPKSVKLGESITVKELASKLCREVGEVIKKLMMLGVMATINQDLDFETASLLATEFGVAVQELPPEEDPTEIAEIEDDPASLVHRPPVVTVMGHVDHGKTSLLDSIRQTHVTSQEAGGITQHIGAYKVTCQGKKIVFLDTPGHEAFTAMRARGAQVTDIAILVVAADDGVMPQTIEAINHAKSANVPIIVAINKMDRPGANPDRIKQQLSDYGLVSEDWGGDAIMVPVSAQQKTGINELLEMVLLVAEMQEIKANPNRQAYGTIIEAKLDKGRGPVATVLVQKGTLHIGDTIIAGIAYGKVRAMVNDRGEKVKKAEPSTPVEVLGLADVPQAGDVLVAVDEKIARAVAEKRIAKRRTDELMQSQKVSLDDLFKQIQDGNIQDLNIVIKADVQGSVEALRQSLLALNANNKEVRVSIVHAGVGAINESDVMLASASNALIIGFNVRPDGNARKAGESEKIDIRLYRVIYEALHDVEAAMTGMLAPEFKEVIQGRVEIRQLFTISKVVIAGAYVLEGKILNSSQVRVIRNGIVIHEGELESLRRFKDDVKEVAAGYECGITVDKFRDLKEGDVIEAFTMEEIKPKG; encoded by the coding sequence ATGTCCAAATATAGAATATATGAATTAGCCAAAGATTTTAACACAACGAGTAAGGTTATAATTGATATTTTAGTAAGAAATAATATGGAAGCAAAAAATCATATGAGTAGTGTGGATGATGATGCCAAAAACCTTATTACAAGAACATTTGCTCATAAAATAACTACTACACCTTCAACAGTACCACAAAATAATGCAATTCAATCCCAACAAAATACAGAACGTATCGAAAACAAACCAAGGGTACAGACTCAACAGCCGATCAAACAAGAGAGCCGTCCTGCAAATGATAGGCAACAATCCTTTGTCAATAGAGGCGACCAACGTTCTTTCCAAAATCAACAACAACGTCCTATGCAGAATCAACCCAATCAAAACAATAACAATCTAAATAGACCACAACAAAATACACAGCGTCCAATGCAGCAAAATTCCCAAAACCCACAACGCCCTACGCAAACTCCATTTCAAAATCAACAACGTCCTGCACAACAAAATTCGCAACGTCCTGTGCACCAAAACCCACAACGTCCAATGCAGCAGAATTCCCCAAATACACAAATTTTACAACCCCGAAATGCAGGAACGCAACAACCTTCCGTTCACTCTAGACCTGCTGCTCCTCCTAACCGTTTCCAATCGAATAACAATCGTCCCGCAAATAATAATGGCTCAAGAAACCAAGGCGCAGGGAACTTTAATAAAAAGCCACAACAAAATCGCGGATTTCAACCTCGTAACGCAGCCCCTACTGTTAAAGTTGAACCACCGAAACCAAAAAGTGTTAAATTAGGCGAGTCAATTACTGTAAAAGAATTGGCTAGCAAACTATGTCGCGAAGTCGGTGAAGTCATTAAAAAGCTTATGATGCTTGGAGTTATGGCTACCATAAACCAAGATCTTGATTTTGAAACTGCCTCGCTGCTTGCTACAGAATTTGGTGTTGCTGTACAAGAACTACCACCTGAAGAAGATCCTACTGAAATCGCGGAGATTGAAGATGATCCTGCTAGTCTTGTGCATAGACCGCCAGTTGTCACTGTTATGGGACATGTTGATCATGGCAAGACTTCTTTATTAGATTCAATCAGACAAACTCATGTAACTTCCCAAGAAGCTGGTGGGATCACGCAACACATCGGTGCCTATAAGGTTACTTGTCAAGGGAAAAAGATCGTTTTTCTTGACACACCTGGTCATGAAGCCTTCACAGCTATGCGAGCTCGAGGTGCTCAAGTTACTGATATTGCAATTTTAGTTGTAGCAGCCGATGATGGAGTTATGCCACAAACGATTGAAGCTATCAATCATGCTAAATCTGCTAACGTCCCTATCATTGTAGCTATTAATAAAATGGATCGCCCCGGAGCGAACCCTGATAGAATTAAACAGCAATTATCTGACTACGGTCTTGTTTCTGAAGACTGGGGTGGAGATGCTATTATGGTACCAGTTTCTGCTCAACAAAAAACTGGTATTAATGAACTTTTAGAAATGGTATTGCTCGTAGCAGAAATGCAAGAAATTAAGGCTAATCCGAACCGCCAAGCTTATGGCACTATTATTGAAGCAAAGCTTGATAAAGGAAGAGGCCCTGTAGCTACTGTTTTAGTGCAAAAAGGAACTCTGCATATTGGTGATACTATTATTGCTGGTATTGCCTATGGTAAAGTTCGAGCTATGGTCAATGATCGTGGTGAAAAAGTGAAAAAAGCGGAACCATCTACTCCTGTAGAGGTACTTGGCTTGGCCGATGTACCACAAGCAGGTGATGTTCTTGTCGCTGTAGATGAAAAAATAGCAAGAGCTGTAGCAGAAAAACGTATTGCTAAAAGACGTACTGATGAGTTAATGCAATCTCAAAAAGTTTCCTTAGATGATTTATTTAAACAAATCCAAGATGGGAATATTCAGGATTTGAATATTGTTATTAAAGCTGATGTTCAGGGCTCTGTTGAAGCGTTACGCCAATCTTTATTAGCCTTAAATGCTAATAACAAGGAAGTAAGAGTAAGCATTGTACACGCTGGAGTTGGTGCTATTAATGAATCTGATGTAATGTTGGCCTCTGCTTCCAACGCCTTAATCATAGGATTTAATGTTCGTCCTGATGGTAATGCACGCAAAGCTGGTGAGTCTGAGAAAATTGATATCAGACTGTATCGTGTTATTTATGAAGCATTACATGATGTAGAAGCTGCTATGACAGGCATGTTGGCGCCAGAATTTAAAGAAGTAATTCAAGGCCGCGTAGAAATACGTCAACTGTTTACAATATCAAAGGTTGTTATTGCAGGAGCTTATGTCTTAGAAGGAAAAATACTCAACTCCTCCCAAGTACGTGTAATCCGTAATGGTATCGTAATACATGAAGGTGAGTTAGAATCATTACGACGTTTTAAAGATGACGTAAAAGAAGTTGCTGCAGGTTATGAATGTGGTATTACTGTTGATAAATTCCGTGATCTTAAAGAAGGCGATGTAATTGAAGCTTTCACAATGGAAGAAATAAAACCTAAAGGTTAA
- the rimP gene encoding ribosome maturation factor RimP: MSKEHIENLVEKLVQEIVAESVIELVDVEYIKEREWYLRIFLDKEGGIEIEDCHWVSERLEAKLEELDPIKESYYLEVSSPGLDRALRKDRDFVRHVGDKIEITTFTPINGKKSIVGTLNNLSNGEISIDVDGTELKIPRNQTSQVRLYVDF; encoded by the coding sequence ATGTCGAAAGAGCACATTGAAAATTTAGTAGAGAAGCTTGTTCAAGAGATCGTTGCTGAAAGCGTAATTGAATTGGTAGATGTGGAATATATCAAGGAACGTGAATGGTATTTACGCATCTTTTTAGATAAAGAAGGCGGTATTGAAATTGAAGACTGTCATTGGGTAAGTGAACGGCTAGAAGCTAAACTTGAAGAACTTGACCCGATTAAGGAAAGCTATTATTTAGAAGTTTCTTCACCTGGGCTTGATCGTGCATTACGAAAAGATCGAGATTTTGTTCGCCATGTTGGTGATAAAATTGAAATCACCACATTTACGCCAATCAATGGGAAAAAAAGTATTGTAGGTACATTAAACAACTTAAGTAACGGTGAAATCAGTATTGATGTAGATGGCACTGAACTTAAGATTCCACGCAATCAAACGTCTCAAGTTAGGTTATATGTTGACTTTTAA
- the rnpM gene encoding RNase P modulator RnpM — translation MVIQKKTPQRMCVGCQEMKNKKELLRVVRTPDNEVILDTTGKKSGRGAYLCSNEQCLLKAFKEKRLERALKRVVDPQIYEQLRSGIII, via the coding sequence ATGGTTATACAGAAAAAAACTCCTCAGCGTATGTGTGTTGGTTGCCAAGAAATGAAAAACAAGAAAGAGCTGTTACGTGTCGTCCGCACACCTGATAATGAAGTTATTTTAGATACTACAGGTAAAAAGTCAGGACGGGGTGCATATCTTTGCTCTAATGAACAATGTTTGTTAAAGGCATTTAAAGAGAAAAGATTAGAACGAGCGTTAAAAAGGGTCGTTGATCCTCAGATCTATGAACAATTAAGATCTGGTATTATAATATGA
- the nusA gene encoding transcription termination factor NusA, whose translation MNAEFMQAFEQLGKEKGIAPEILFEAIEAALISAYKRNFSSAQNVRVSLERTTGEIHVYARKTVVDVVTDARLEIDLNEARLLDVRYDLEDIVEIEVTPKNFGRIAAQTAKQVVVQRIREAERGIIYDEFSNRESDILTGIVQRIEQKNVYIDLGKAEAILAPSEQIAGEVYKHGDRLKTYIIEVKKTTKGPQILVSRTHPGLLKRLFELEVPEIHDGVVEIKSVAREPGLRSKFAVYSRDENVDPVGACVGHKGMRVQSIVNELKGEKVDIVKWNTDPAKYIANALSPAKVVSVEINEVEKISRVVVPDYQLSLAIGKEGQNARLAAKLTGWKIDIKSESQVNS comes from the coding sequence GTGAACGCAGAATTCATGCAAGCTTTTGAACAACTAGGCAAGGAAAAGGGGATTGCTCCTGAAATATTGTTTGAGGCAATTGAAGCAGCACTTATCTCAGCTTACAAACGAAATTTTAGCTCAGCTCAAAATGTAAGAGTGTCGTTAGAACGTACAACAGGTGAAATTCATGTATATGCGAGAAAAACTGTAGTAGATGTAGTAACAGATGCACGACTAGAAATAGATTTAAATGAAGCTCGTCTATTAGACGTACGTTATGATTTAGAGGATATTGTTGAAATAGAGGTTACACCCAAAAATTTCGGCCGAATTGCAGCCCAAACAGCAAAACAAGTAGTAGTGCAACGTATTCGAGAAGCGGAGCGCGGTATAATTTATGATGAATTTTCAAACCGCGAAAGTGATATCCTCACTGGTATTGTGCAACGCATTGAACAAAAGAACGTGTATATCGATCTTGGCAAAGCGGAAGCCATCTTAGCACCTTCTGAACAAATTGCCGGGGAAGTTTATAAACATGGTGATCGACTAAAAACATATATAATTGAAGTGAAAAAGACCACAAAAGGACCACAAATTTTAGTATCCCGTACCCATCCTGGTCTATTGAAACGCTTATTTGAATTAGAAGTCCCAGAAATTCATGATGGGGTTGTTGAAATAAAATCGGTAGCTAGAGAACCAGGTTTACGCTCCAAATTTGCAGTTTACTCACGGGACGAAAATGTCGATCCAGTAGGTGCTTGTGTTGGACATAAAGGTATGCGAGTGCAGTCGATTGTCAATGAACTAAAGGGCGAAAAAGTAGATATTGTAAAATGGAATACGGATCCAGCCAAATACATTGCCAATGCATTGAGCCCCGCTAAAGTAGTCAGTGTAGAAATTAATGAAGTAGAAAAGATTTCACGAGTGGTAGTGCCAGATTATCAATTGTCCTTAGCAATCGGCAAAGAAGGTCAGAATGCTCGTCTAGCAGCAAAACTAACCGGTTGGAAAATTGATATTAAAAGCGAATCTCAAGTTAATTCCTAG
- the rbfA gene encoding 30S ribosome-binding factor RbfA, which yields MGQLRVEKVQEFIKQEISKIILTELKDPRVGFATITQVEATADLRSAKIYVSLMGNDEQKAETWKGLQSALGYMRSEIGKRIRMRITPELSLHIDESLNYSAHIQELLIKIKQEEGSH from the coding sequence ATGGGGCAACTCCGTGTTGAAAAAGTCCAGGAGTTTATTAAACAAGAAATTAGCAAAATTATTTTAACTGAGCTTAAAGATCCACGTGTTGGTTTTGCAACTATTACCCAAGTAGAAGCAACAGCTGATTTGCGTAGTGCAAAGATTTATGTAAGCTTAATGGGGAATGATGAGCAAAAGGCCGAGACCTGGAAAGGCTTACAAAGTGCTTTAGGATATATGCGCAGCGAAATAGGCAAGCGCATACGAATGAGAATAACTCCCGAATTATCGTTGCATATTGATGAATCGTTAAATTATAGTGCTCACATCCAAGAATTATTAATTAAAATTAAACAGGAAGAAGGCAGTCACTAA